In the genome of Diorhabda carinulata isolate Delta chromosome Y, icDioCari1.1, whole genome shotgun sequence, one region contains:
- the LOC130902901 gene encoding titin-like, whose protein sequence is MSDDNLLKTDHKIRPKSVGSKESEPDRTDLKTSTNKIKDVKKGKSEDEDMRVSIDNLHKEPPKSKKRDKSSDIEDQDQNKKRLRERDLRSQDKHTEGKIFYTSKTKDGLLDNEIYKYGVEEEQTSNGIEKKKTIKKETETSRRIGEADRDATKMKDDYGQEYRTGKKRSRVGLDKKNLKKDNVTIENKTKTQKIPLSTEELIKKGEEQPRKVKMRDDVRGKSEDLQETTETRKKILENQRIASDKKELLEQKLKTEQVPSDKDVVIDQRDKSLSKKDMFGYKRMPQGQENEEKSLKEKVKAEQVPRDKYLVDKGVTKDHRDKGDLKMIQDKIFQGEKEKRSDDEFRINDTNKKAIKKKVVDDRGMKCTTEKVLEEKQKQVHEIGIITGVKDRSEEQTLTGNNTEAPKVKGVDVNYHMEQARKSKIRDDAKDKSEDLEETAERRKKILENQRITSVEKNILGKKRKTEQVQADRDVAVDQRDKVESKMEMFGNQRIPRQEEKAEKHPKEKFKAEQLQRDKHLVDKGVNKDQRDKEDLKMIVDKRPLQEKEKRLDEEFKTNDTNKGAMKKTVLEDRGIKSMGKKLLEEKPEQVHKIEIITGEKNVAEEQTLTGYKEKKGRRKSRIGLEEKNLKKDRITIGDKAKAEKTPFSTEVPIKKGVDVKYHMELAKKEKIKDRAGEKSGGPQETEITKKKIIDTNGTTPVEKKLINKKYETVQDKDVTIDSGDNSKSKMEMFSYKRIPLEEDKEEGPLKEKLQAKQVQRDKDLVDKSKTKDERGREDAEATKKKILDTNRTTSAEKKLMNKKYETDKDVTVDAGDKAKSKIKKFSYKRIPQGTEQEEEPLKDKLIGDERFQQENDKSIDEESRTNDANKEVIKKKEVDDRRIKSAEENVLDYKHVTKKDIITGEKEVPEQYKESRKTAGDPASMLKVGKGLGKEHLAEQAKKEQLLFDQQTKYNGQIDREKKALQQNILEDKDLSPLEKNIFKGKFRENQDQIRTDGKKLISKDQEVLNDKLRKDKNRKERLEKIVLGEEAITSTEKKVIDNAREDLMLDVREQRDKDGLKRKLIGDRIQSPREEKMLGKAENEKFRKQLVEAEEPLMSAQKVALKQRTLGDEELTNTKRESDELKQKIFGGKEKISEKVKNSEEMYQAKWPQKAKLVVDEILENDKDLKQKIFDDKKFILEEGKTIEDKSKAKKVMKLPTSEQILHGSDKLSKDEPKITILNDRKLIAKEEQMLDEQLEKENAVKLRSFGEKKSLRKYEEKREDIKKSLNDYKQLIPNEEMEKTLIFGEKKCPYLRKKC, encoded by the exons ATGTCTGATGATAATTTACTTAAAACAGATCATAAAATACGACCAAAAAGTGTGGGTAGCAAAGAAAGTGAGCCCGACAGAACAGATCTAAAAACTAGtacaaataaaat cAAAGATGTAAAAAAAGGGAAAAGCGAAGATGAAGATATGAGAGTTTCTATAGATAACCTCCATAAGGAACCTCCGAAATCAAAGAAAAGAGATAAAAGTAGTGACATAGAAGATCAGGATCAGAATAAAAAACGTCTGAGAGAAAGAGATCTTAGAAGCCAAGATAAACACACcgaaggaaaaatattttatacaagtaAAACAAAAGATGGATTATTAgacaatgaaatatataaatatggtGTAGAGGAAGAACAAACTTcaaatggaattgaaaaaaaaaagactaTAAAAAAGGAAACAGAAACTTCTAGGAGAATAGGTGAAGCTGACAGGGATGCAACAAAAATGAAAGATGACTATGGTCAAGAATATCGAACAGGAAAAAAAAGAAGTAGAGTAGGattggacaaaaaaaatttgaagaaggATAATGtaactattgaaaataagaCAAAGACACAAAAAATACCTCTCAGTACAGAAGAGCTGataaaaaaaggagaagaaCAACCAAGGAAAGTGAAAATGAGAGATGATGTCAGAGGTAAATCGGAAGACCTGCAGGAAACAACAGaaacaagaaagaaaatattagaaaatcaaAGAATAGCTTCTGATAAAAAGGAACTCTTGGAACAAAAACTTAAAACAGAACAAGTTCCATCAGACAAAGATGTAGTTATAGATCAAAGAGAcaaatctttatcaaaaaaagacATGTTTGGCTATAAAAGAATGCCCCAAGGGCAAGAAAACGAAGAGAAGTCACTAAAGGAAAAAGTCAAAGCAGAACAAGTTCCAAGAGACAAATATTTAGTTGATAAAGGTGTGACTAAAGATCATAGAGACAAAGGGGACTTGAAAATGattcaagataaaatatttcaggGAGAAAAAGAGAAACGTTCAGATGATGAATTCAGAATCAATGATACCAACAAAAAggcaataaagaaaaaagtagtTGATGATAGAGGAATGAAATGTACAACAGAAAAGGTATTGGAAGAGAAACAGAAACAGGTTCATGAAATTGGAATAATCACTGGTGTAAAGGATAGGTCAGAAGAACAAACTTTAACTGGTAATAATACAGAAGCGCCAAAAGTAAAAGGAGTAGATGTAAATTATCACATGGAACAAGcaagaaaaagtaaaataagaGATGATGCTAAAGATAAATCAGAAGACCTGGAGGAAACAGcagaaagaagaaagaaaatattagaaaatcaaAGAATAACTTCTGTGGAAAAGAATATACTGGGGAAAAAACGTAAAACAGAACAAGTTCAAGCAGACAGAGATGTTGCTGTAGATCAAAGGGACAAAGTTGAATCAAAAATGGAAATGTTTGGGAACCAAAGAATTCCTCGACAAGAAGAGAAAGCAGAGAAGCATCCAAAGGAAAAATTTAAAGCCGAACAGCTTCAAAGAGACAAACATTTAGTTGATAAAGGTGTGAATAAAGATCAAAGAGACAAAGAGGACTTGAAAATGATTGTAGATAAACGACCTCTTCAAGAAAAAGAGAAACGTTTGGATGAGGAATTCAAGACCAATGATACAAACAAAGGGGCAATGAAGAAAACAGTACTTGAAGATAGGGGAATAAAATCTATGGGGAAAAAGTTGTTGGAAGAGAAACCTGAACAGGtccataaaattgaaataatcactGGAGAAAAGAATGTTGCTGAAGAACAAACTTTAACTggttataaagaaaaaaagg GGAGAAGGAAAAGTAGAATAGggttagaagaaaaaaatttgaagaaagatAGAATAACAATAGGAGATAAGGCAAAGGCAGAGAAAACACCTTTCAGTACAGAAGTGCCGATAAAAAAAGGAGTAGATGTAAAGTATCACATGGAACTAgccaaaaaagagaaaataaaagataGAGCTGGAGAGAAGTCAGGAGGACCTCAAGAAacggaaataacaaaaaagaaaataatagacaCTAATGGAACAACTCCAGTAGAAAAGAAgctgattaataaaaaatatgaaacagttCAAGATAAAGATGTAACTATAGATTCTGGAGACAATTCTAAATCAAAAATGGAAATGTTCAGCTATAAGAGAATACCTCTAGaagaagataaagaagaagGGCCACTAAAGGAAAAGCTCCAAGCAAAACAAGTTCAAAGAGACAAAGATTTAGTTGATAAAAGTAAGACTAAAGACGAAAGAGGCAGAGAGGATGCGGAagctacaaaaaagaaaatattagacACTAATAGAACAACTTCAGCAGAAAAGAAgctaatgaataaaaaatatgaaacagatAAAGATGTAACTGTAGATGCAGGAGATAAAgctaaatcaaaaataaaaaagtttagcTATAAGAGAATACCTCAAGGGACAGAGCAAGAAGAGGAGCCACTAAAGGATAAATTGATCGGGGATGAAAGATTCCAACAAGAAAATGATAAGAGTATTGATGAAGAATCCAGAACCAATGATGCCAACAAAGAAGTAATAAAGAAGAAGGAAGTCGATGATAGGAGAATCAAATCTGCAGAAGAAAATGTGCTGGATTATAAACATGTCACTAAAAAGGATATAATTACTGGAGAAAAAGAGGTGCCTGAACAATATAAAGAAAGTAGAAAAACGGCTGGTGATCCAGCTTCAATGCTAAAAGTGGGAAAAGGTCTTGGAAAAGAGCATTTAGCTGAACAGGCTAAAAAGGAACAACTTCTATTTGACCAACAGACAAAATATAATGGACAAATAGATCGAGAAAAGAAAGCATTACAACAAAATATACTTGAAGATAAAGACTTGAGTCCATTAGAGAAGAATATCTTCAAAGGAAAGTTTAGAGAAAACCAAGACCAAATAAGGACTGAtggcaaaaaattaatatctaaagATCAAGAAGTGTTGAATGATAAATTGAGAAAAGATAAGAATAGAAAAGAACGGTTGGAGAAAATAGTTTTGGGAGAAGAAGCAATAACATCAACAGAAAAGAAAGTAATAGACAATGCTCGAGAAGACCTAATGCTGGATGTCAGAGAACAAAGAGATAAAGATGGGCTGAAGAGAAAATTGATTGGTGATAGAATTCAATCACCTCGGGAAGAAAAGATGTTGGGGAAagctgaaaatgaaaaattcaggAAACAGTTGGTTGAAGCTGAAGAGCCACTTATGTCGGCACAAAAAGTGGCCTTGAAACAACGAACACTTGGGGATGAAGAACTTACCAATACTAAAAGAGAAAGTGAtgaattgaaacagaaaatttttggaGGGAAAGAAAAGATTTCGGAGAAAGTAAAAAATTCAGAAGAGATGTATCAAGCCAAGTGGCCACAAAAAGCTAAATTAGTTGTagatgaaattttggaaaatgataaagatttgaaacagaaaatttttgatGACAAGAAATTCATACTTGAAGAAGGGAAAACGATAGAAGataaatcaaaagcaaaaaaagttatgaaattgCCAACTTCAGAACAGATATTACATGGATCAGATAAACTTTCAAAAGATGAACCgaaaataacaatattgaaCGATAGAAAACTAATAGCAAAAGAAGAGCAGATGTTGGATGAACAACTGGAAAAGGAAAATGCTGTAAAACTGAGAAGTTTTGGAGAGAAAAAGAGTTTAAGAAAATACGAGGAAAAAAGGGAGGACATAAAAAAGTCTTTAAATGACTATAAACAATTAATACcaaatgaagaaatggaaaaaacattgATATTTGGTGAAAAAAAATGCCCCTATCTgaggaaaaaatgttga
- the LOC130903047 gene encoding uncharacterized protein LOC130903047 — protein MTYVNKRTRAFQNPNELQITRVRSEGRMKTYQSAQDLRAWSDITEERRQYILDYQSKPRLGLHSGKIIPVEYLVESIAAFKNERIKQLEQRINYLEKILYLYSQLDLAPQQKKKLDELKKELNSAYSELTALHEDVCECTACHNFPESKRKELETAYSHWAKRTFKEDKDLNSGGTETLITCVCVACHKHSEPKVI, from the exons ATGACTTACGTTAACAAAAGGACAAGGGCTTTTCAGAATCCAAATGAATTACAAATAACACGAGTAAGATCGGAAGGGCGCATGAAAACATATCAATCAGCACAGGACTTAAGAGCTTGGAGTGATATCACAGAGGAAAGAAGACAGTATATTTTAGATTATCAATCCAAACCCAGGCTG GGTTTGCATTCAGGAAAAATAATACCAGTGGAATATTTGGTCGAATCAATAGCAGCTTTCAAAAACGAGAGAATAAAACAGCTGGAACAAAGGATCAATTATTTAGAAAAGATACTCTATTTATACTCTCAGCTGGATTTGGCGCCTCAACAGAAGAAAAAACTTGATGAATTG aaaaaGGAACTGAATTCAGCATATTCTGAATTAACAGCTCTTCATGAGGATGTATGTGAATGTACTGCATGCCATAACTTCCCAGAGAGTAAG AGAAAAGAATTAGAAACCGCTTATTCCCATTGGGCAAAAAGAACATTCAAGGAAGATAAGGATTTGAATTCTGGTGGAACTGAAACATTAATAACTTGTGTTTGTGTAGCATGCCATAAACATTCTGAGCCAAAGGTAATATAG